CATATTCTCTAAAATTTTCTTTTAATATTTTGGCTACTTCTTTTAAAACTTTATCTCCTTCAATATGTCCAAAATAATCATTTATAGGTTTAAAGTTATCTAAATCTACAAAAATAATAAAAACCTTCTCTCTTTTTCTTTTTCTTTTTGTTCTTATTATACTTCTTCTCAAAGTATCAAGAAAATAAAATCTATTGTAAAGCCCTGTAAGACTATCTTTTACTGCTTTTTCATAAGTTTCTTTATACTTTTCTTCTTGTTTTGATATAAAATAATCATATCTTTTAGTTATTTCTTCAAGCAAATTTTCTAAAATCTTTATTTTTATTTCTTCTCTCATTTTTCCCTCATAGCCAATATTAAAGATGTTTCATTATAAAATTTTAGTTTTTTAAAATATTTATCAGGACCTATTTCTCCAAAAGTAAAAAATCCAAAAAGATGTGAGTTTAAAATAGAAGTATAAGTTTCAATTTCTTGAGTTTGTTTGTCTTCTAATACATATTGTCTTGCAATACATGAAAAATTAAAAATAATTTCTGATAAACCATTAATTTTTTCATTTACTTTTAAAGCACTTGTTTTATCTGCTTTTAATAAATCATCAGCTGTTGCAAAAGAAAGTTTAAATCTTTGTCTATCTTTTAAAGGACCATAAAACTCTACATAATCTTCTTTTAAATCTGCTATTGTTCTTAATTTAGCAACATATCCTTCTTTATCATCTAATATATAAATAGGGCAATACCATAAATACTCAGTTTTTGGATTATCAATACCTCTAAAAAAGGATTTAGCAATTTTTACGAAACTTTTTCCATCATCTACTGAAAATAGCTTATAGCCTTCAGCTTTTTCTATAGTATAAGTAATTCCATAAGGTTTAAAACCAAGAGCTATATCTATTGCAAATTCTATATTCTCAAAAGATAGTATTACAAAACCATTTTTAATTATTTTGTTGTCTATAAATTGATAAGTAAGAACCTCATTGTTTTTTTTATATCCTGAAGATATCCCACCTATTATATTGTTTATAGGAGAATAATTTAAATATTCAGAAAGTTCTTCAATAAAAGTTCCTGTTTTCTTTTTATTACCTAATCCTGCTAAAATTATATGTAATTTATCAGTATTATTATTTAGATATTCTGCAGTCTTTATTAAAGAATCTTTATTATCTATATCTTCAATATAGAATATTTTTATTTTTCCCTTATTCTCAAACTTAAAAACAGCTACAGAAACCCCTTCTACAATTTCATTATCACAAAAAGCATCTATAGCATGAAAAGCTACATAATTATCAGTTTCAAAAACTTTTTTTATGTAATGATTTATATAGTTATAATCATAATTAGGAGATATAGCAAATAAAAGAAAATCATAATCTTTAAAAGAGTTTTTTATGTTTTCTTTCAATTCTTCTAATGCGAATAATAAAGTTTTTTTATTGCTTTTAAAAACTCTTGCTTTCAATTAAATTACCTATGATAAAATTAACTTAAAGTTAATATATAAGTATATTTTTAAAAATTTGCAAGTTTAAGGAGGTAAAATGATATTCCCAGAATTTACTATTACAGATGAAAATATTAACGAGCAAAAAGAGAAAGTTTTAAAACAGATAAAAGAGAATAAAGAAAAAATAAAACAGCTTTTACAAATAAAAGAAAAAACATATAAAAATTTTGTAAAACCTTATCAAGATTTACAAGTTAAGCTTGGTATCCTATTTACACCTATAGCTCATCTTAATTATGTTAATAACTCAGAAAACACTCAAAAAGCTTATACAGAACTTTTACCAGTCTTAACCCAGTATCAAACAGAGCTTGAACAAAATGAAGATATTTATAAAGCATTTAAAGAAATTTATGAGAAAGAAAAAGATAGTTTAAATCAAGAGCAAAAAAAGGTTTTAGAAGATATAATTACGGATTTTGAACT
The Hydrogenothermus marinus DNA segment above includes these coding regions:
- a CDS encoding GGDEF domain-containing protein, with the translated sequence MREEIKIKILENLLEEITKRYDYFISKQEEKYKETYEKAVKDSLTGLYNRFYFLDTLRRSIIRTKRKRKREKVFIIFVDLDNFKPINDYFGHIEGDKVLKEVAKILKENFREYDIVSRFGGDEFLVLFVGEELPIDRVEKIKKIVEDKFKKYHLSFSYGISVYPDDIKEKNLYTDNIIKKLLKIADERMYKMKEEKKEKSRNT
- a CDS encoding FIST N-terminal domain-containing protein, whose protein sequence is MKARVFKSNKKTLLFALEELKENIKNSFKDYDFLLFAISPNYDYNYINHYIKKVFETDNYVAFHAIDAFCDNEIVEGVSVAVFKFENKGKIKIFYIEDIDNKDSLIKTAEYLNNNTDKLHIILAGLGNKKKTGTFIEELSEYLNYSPINNIIGGISSGYKKNNEVLTYQFIDNKIIKNGFVILSFENIEFAIDIALGFKPYGITYTIEKAEGYKLFSVDDGKSFVKIAKSFFRGIDNPKTEYLWYCPIYILDDKEGYVAKLRTIADLKEDYVEFYGPLKDRQRFKLSFATADDLLKADKTSALKVNEKINGLSEIIFNFSCIARQYVLEDKQTQEIETYTSILNSHLFGFFTFGEIGPDKYFKKLKFYNETSLILAMREK